GAAACTCACATGAGGGGTAAATCACTTGGTGAACCCAATAGCCCATAATTTATTGTGGTTAATGAAAACCTTTTTGCAGTTTCTTAAGCATATTGCCAATCTATCCCTCAAACTGGATACGAACATAACATATATATTTCTTTCCTTCTTGACTAACCAACAACTTTAGCATACATACAGGCAGGATGATGTACCAAGACATTGAACCAAATGAACTATTACTATGTATGGAAGAACCACAGACTCTTGTTGGCTCTAAAGTTTATTATGGATTGCCTGTGAAAATATAATCATTTGAATTCTGCAATGATATTTGGATATCTTAGTTAATATATGTAATTAAGTGTGTCCCAACTGCCCTCGATTCATAGCTTTGTGTGTCCATGATAATAGTGATCCTTTCACCTTCAAATGCCACATAACCTGATGAAATAGAGCCATTATCTAGTACTACAAGGACACATATCTAACTCTCATGACTCATAATGATGAAGGGTTCTTATCAGCCCTTATTTCAACATTCTCAGGCTGCCTAATTCAAGTAAAATACACTCGATGAAACAATAGAATTTGGTTAGTTGATAGGCAACTCGATGGTTGAAGCTCCAATAATGCAGGACAAAGGTAGAGTTAACTGTATCTAGTAGAATTCGGTCAATGCATCTAAGCTACCATTTCGAGTATTGCATTCTGAAATTGAATGATCTCATAAATCTACTAAGGTAAATTACATTTTCTTTCTGTGAAAATAGAAGGTTGGCTTCGATTGATGTGATACTGGGGTCTTGTTTTTCAGCCCTTGTTGGAATTTCATGACAACAAGGTGAAATTAGAGTGGTTTTGCTATTTGATGAAAtctttgatttgttttcttggggTGATTTGTGGTCTCAAGGATTCAAAGATGTTGCTTTCATTCGCTGTTATGGAAGTTTCCACTCTTGTTGTGGATAGAGCTTGCTGGGCAGTAAATATGCCGACAATATACCTTTTTTACCCATGGTCACATTGCTTCAATTAGTAATTATGCAGTTGCCCATGTTTTCTTTGGACTTTAGATTGGCATACACCCATAGAGGTTAAGTTATCTATTCATGATCAGTTTATTACCCTTCTTTGGCTGAACTGTCCATGATATTGATTTTCTTATAACTCTGATTCATGTTGCTAAATTTGTGCAGGTGAGGTATCCAGACCGCATAACACTTATTCGAGGAAACCATGAAAGCCGGCAGATTACACAGGTGAAGGATCTAAAGAGTAGAAGTTGCGttaattcttttttaatttttccaCAAATGCTACATTTGTTTCTTTTTAACAGGTATATGGATTCTACGATGAGTGCCTCCGTAAGTATGGATCAGTAAACGTATGGCGATATTGCACGGATATTTTTGACTACTTAAGGTAATTTTCTTAATGTTTTGTTCTATTCTCAAGTCACAGTTTTCGAAAAGTGTGATTCCTTATTGTGGTGATTGTATCTATAATTCTCTCTGTGTTTTGCAGTCTGTCAGCACTTATTGAAAACAAAATCTTTAGTGTCCATGGAGGTCTTTCTCCTGCTATAACAACTTTAGACCAGGTCTATTATGTTTCTGTTGGTTGATATGTTTTGTTTATTCTCCCATTTAAAGCTCTTAGAATTATCTGATCAACAGATCCGAACAATAGATCGTAAGCAAGAGGTTCCTCATGATGGAGGCATGTGTGATCTTCTATGGTCAGATCCAGAAGATGCTGTTGATGGCTGGGGTATAAGTCCCAGGGGTGCAGGCTATTTGTTCGGAGGGAATGTTGTTATGTCCTTTAATCATTCAAATAATATCGATTACATATGTCGTGCACATCAGTTGGTTATGGAAGGATACAAATGGATGTTTAACAACCAGATTATAACTGTCTGGTCTGCTCCTAATTACTGTTACAGGTATTTCTTTTGTCATCTTTCAGTTGTTTGTTAGGTCTCTTGCTAGTTTTCTCTTGACCTTTCTTTCAAGATTGACTGGAAAGAAATGTTGTGTAAACCATGGAGGCTAGCCGTTTGATGTCTGTCTGGTTAAATCTTTTGAGAACTACAAATTTATAGAACTTCTGGTCCTCTATACCAGTAAAAGTTTGGAAATGTACTAGTTCCAAGCATAACAAGCTGTTGGCATCTTGGGACCACTGATGGTATTGCTAAGCATGGGAAGAGGCTTACTTACTCGACTGCCTGCAGATAGTAAAAGACTTGTAGATACAGCTGCAGTTAATTCATTTCCTCTTCATATTTCCATTACACATCTTTACTACTTGTGACTTGCTTTATGAAAATGATGAATACTGGGCTACTCCATGAATCAAGTACTGATTTCTTACTGAAAAAACTGGAGTTTCTTGTTTCTTTTGTCAAGGACTTTTGGGATCACATCATTGTGATATGTATTTACAATTTTCATGGATAGCTTGTATTTGGCCCGCACCAACGGAATGTCATTAGCAGTCACTGTTCATGGTAAAGTTAGTTAATATGGTCATAAAAAAGCATCAAGAActtaaaaactttttttttctttttcctccatatTTGATCGTTTTTGAGAAATGTGGCTGGCTGCTGCACTTGAATGCCTTGGTATAACTTCACTGGAAGAAAATGTAGTTTCTGTAGAGCTGACGATCTAAATGAATTCTTCTAGGTGTGGTAATGTGGCAGCTATACTTCAGCTGGACGAGGGCCTGAATAAGCAGTTCCAAGTATTTGAAGCTGCGCCACATGTTTGCATCGAGAACATTTTGTTATTCTTAAAAAATTGTTGCTATTTTGATTTGTTGTTGACATGCATTCATTCCTATGCAGGAATCAAGAGGGATTCCTTCCAAAAAGCCTCCTCCAGATTACTTCCTCTGAGAGCAAGCTTGAGACCTTTGCTTCTGCCTCTGTTTGAAGTCGCGGCAAACTCATCAGATTTTTTTCCCCATGCTGAGGTGGGCTTACTCTGTCTGGTCCTTGTTGCAATGTACATGTCGAGGTTCCAATAGCCGAGGGTCAGGTTAGGACTGTTGTAGTTGCAAATATGTACACAACTATACAAACATTTTTTGCACTACCTACACAAAATGTTGAAGGAATAAATGGGAATTCTTTGGGACGGtgccaaacaaacagtgctatctaTCGATTGTGGGAATCTCTAAGTTTTGATACTTACAATGCCTGATATGCCAAAATGATGGGCAAGTGAATGAACTTTTGAAGCACCGGGTTGGAAGACCATTGTCAATGGAGAATCACGGGAAGCCGGGACACAGAGCTTGAGGTTATTGTTACAGAGAAAAGGATCACCCTTTATTCAGTTTGTACAAGGCTTTTACCATGTCAATCATGACATTGGCACCTTGGAAGCCCCATTTAGCATTCCTTCTCTCTGCAACTAAGATGTATCAAATGCTGAATTCTAATTTTGTCTTCTTTAGGTGAATAATACAATTAGACGAAATATGACTTCAGAAACACACAAAAGTAGTATATCAATTTCCTTTACCGATGGTCATAATTCCTCCCTATCAACTTCAGCTCTCTGACAGAAAAATAGTTAAAAGAAATTTGTACTCCGATAGTCATGCGTAAGCCTACAGGCATCATCATCTCCTATCATCGTAAAGAGTTTATTTGTCCAGAGTGTCTCTGCGTGCATGGCAGCTTGAAATTTGACCATCGCTCGAGGTGGAAGAGAGAAGATGAAATTGCAGCAAGTACTCTCTCGACCATTTTATTGCAATGGATAGCACACGACTAGTCTCACTCCTTCCCTTATTATGCAAAGACAAAATATATGAAAGCAAAagagcacagagagagagagagagcagcattCATTGCTTATTAGATGTGAAGCGGACATGAGAGCTGAGGGAATGTGCCTACACTCATAAACAAGCAAAGTTACCAGGACTAGCGCAGCAGGCCATGTGTAGGAAACTAAAAGCAGACGTCCAGAAGGCCCTCCTCCTCACTTTGTGGTTTCAACAAATGGGCAGTGCTCAGGTCCAGCTCTAAAGATCTACCACCTTGAACCTAACACATGGGGTTTCCCTCCCACTACTCCACCTGCATCAACACAATCAAACCATGTCCTTTTTGGACAACGCAAGTCACTCTGAATCAATGTACCAGTTGGCTTATCAGGGAGAGGTCGTCGAGACTCGAGTACATCGGAGTGAGGAGTCCTCCAAATCTCGAGCCTCTCCTCTTGATTATTAGCAGTTGGCGAAAATTTATCAGCCGATCAGAACAGGGAGCACTCTGCTTGGAAATTCTCGTGGAATGGGTCTGGCTGGTGGTCTTGTCAGGAGAGTCTTCTCCAGAACTCGATCTCGTTCGGGCTTTTCAAAATGTCATGTAAAAACCCCTTCATATCTCGGATACACTTTTGCCGCTTTGCTATGGCATCCTGTTTGTCTTATGATTGTTTGATGCTTGTGGTTAATATGTTTCTTTGACGTGAGGGACTGCTCTATTATCTGGGACCAATTCGCTACCGCTGGAGAATTAAACTGTGGTTCATGAGAGCAATGCATCATGGAAACTGCTGATTGATGCAGCACCAAGCATGTATTCGATCTCCATCTTCTCCTCAGTTTTGTGTATGTTTTAGTATTAGTTAGAGTGGTGTTGTCGGTGTGCGTTCTTTTATTTTTGCAATAGATTTCATTAAATGCTGCTCCGTATTTCTAATTCCTCGACTTCCAAGTTTACCACATTGTCCTCTGTTGTCTACACTTCTCCGTTACCAGAGAGttgcttataaataaatattcttcttcttacgttacAAGTTGGACTTGTTGATTTTGTTTTGGAGTAGGATAAGATGGTGCAGAAACCATGCAATAAACCGGCTATCGATTCGTTAGTTCTGGCTCATGAATCGCAGCTATATTTGATCAACTCTGGGTCTCGACAGGAGAGGCGCTTCCCGGTAGATAGGAGCAGATGGAGTTCGATCGGACTCTACCTTTGCGGAGAAGAATTCAGTTGGGTTCTGGCAGAGTGGGACATAGCCTCTTGCAGAGAGAGACACTGAAGCGACGATGATGCAGCCCGAAGCTGAACCTTCAGGAGACGGTGCTGCAACCCATGGAGAAATCAAAGTAGAAGAGAATGAAGAGATATGTACCAAACGGATCGAGAGCCTACTGCCCACACAGTCTCTTCTCGTCGAGAGGAAGCAGCAATCGTTATCCGATCAGCTTTCAGATGATTTCTGGTTATTTCTACATCCAATTACTTCCCATGGATGAGAGTCATGATGACGTTCTGCTAATCGGCATCTTTCACGAATTATCCCATCACCCTAAATGAATGTGGACTTGCTTTGAAGAAACTCGTATTCTTATAAAGACACATCCTCCTCGCGATCGATCGTACATATAGTTTATGAAAGTGATGTCACCACAGAAAGAAAGGAAAACGAAAACTGCCCTTCATTAATTCTGCAACACGAATGCTGCTCTAACCTGGGATGTAGAACACTGGATTTCACAGGAAGACGTTGCTTCTAACCTCTCTCCTTTGAGATTATGCTGTTTGAGTTCAGATTCACTTGCAAGAATGTTTCTTGCATTTTTATCTATCTTAGAAATGATGTCAGCTTCATAAGCTGTGTCTCCCTTGCAGGAAGAGTGGGACGACAGCACTCTTAGCTGGAGCATCTCAAACCTGAGAATCCGGAACAAAATGGAAGCGACGACCAGACGCCAAAGGGCGCTTGCATACGCTCTGTCACAGCAGGTAAATCTCGCGTAGATTCAACAGCTCGATGCATACGGTGATGAATTAATGCTGGCTGACGACAGCTGAGAGTGATGGATGTGAACCCAGCTGAGAACTCGCGTGACGAGAAAATGATGGGCGCAAACGGACCCCACTGACCTGGGCGCGGGGTGGAGCTGGCTAGAGAGATGGACGGCGACACGGAAGCAAGAGCAGATATCGGTCCATGATGATCGTCGTATTATGGAGCCGTTCGATCAGATTTCCACCACCAACACGGTCGACAAGAGATTTGACTTGGCAGTCGGGGAAAAGGAAATCTGTGGCTCTAATGATGTATGGGTGAACGTCTATGCCTCTTCCGTGCCTTGTCAGACTCCCAGAATCGGTTGTCCATCAGATGGTACAAGGAAGTTGAAGACGATGAGAAGGAAAACGATGCCAGATTACCACTGCAATTCCCAGCCTGGCAAGGTAAGCATTGGTTTCTTTCTGAAGCGGCAGCAAGGTCTTTCATCAGCGACACGGATGCACGCCAAGGAAAGCGAAAGCGAAAGCGAAAGCGATGATGCTAGCTAGGCATGCATCATCGATATGTTTTTCTAAAATATGGAACCTGAATCTATGCATTCATGAAACTGCCGAACTGACTGACTCACATGATTAATCTTCTGCTGCCGTAGTTTTGCAAGTAGACACTGATCGTCTTCCAATAGTGTGCGTCTGTCAACGGTATCCATCCACACACGTTTATATCATTGTGAAAATCCATCGCTGTTTGGTCCTCCTAGATAAGCAAGAGGGAGCACGAGAGAGCAGCAAGAGA
The DNA window shown above is from Musa acuminata AAA Group cultivar baxijiao chromosome BXJ2-4, Cavendish_Baxijiao_AAA, whole genome shotgun sequence and carries:
- the LOC103981046 gene encoding serine/threonine-protein phosphatase PP-X isozyme 2, producing MSDLDRQIEQLKRCEPLKESEVKALCLKAIEILVEESNVQRVDAPVTICGDIHGQFYDMKELFKVGGECPKTNYLFLGDFVDRGFYSVETFLLLLALKVRYPDRITLIRGNHESRQITQVYGFYDECLRKYGSVNVWRYCTDIFDYLSLSALIENKIFSVHGGLSPAITTLDQIRTIDRKQEVPHDGGMCDLLWSDPEDAVDGWGISPRGAGYLFGGNVVMSFNHSNNIDYICRAHQLVMEGYKWMFNNQIITVWSAPNYCYRCGNVAAILQLDEGLNKQFQVFEAAPHESRGIPSKKPPPDYFL